The Saccharothrix violaceirubra genome segment GTTGGTGAGCAGGCGGTGGTGCGCGCTGAGCTGGGGCAGCTTCACGCACGGCTCGCCCTTGGCGGCGGCCATCAGCGACGAGATCGGGTTCTCCCGCGACCCGCGCGGCGGGTGCCCGGTCAGCGCGTAGCTCACGGTCGCGGCCAGCTGCCACGCGTCCGAGGCGGGCGTGGCGTTCTCGCCGCGTGCGGTCTCCGGCGCCAGGAAGTCGGGCGTGCCGACCATCATGCCGGTGGCGGTCAGGGTCGTGTCGCCCTTGGCCCGCGCGATGCCGAAGTCGATCAGGTGCGCGTTGCCCTCGCCGTCGACGATCACGTTGGAGGGCTTCACGTCCCGGTGCAGCACGCCGCGGTCGTGCGCGGCGGCCAGGGCGTCGGCCATCGTCACCCACAGCCGGGCCGCGAACGCGTCCTGGAGCAGGCCGTTCTTCACGACCACGTCCGACAGCGCGGCGCCGTCGATGTACTCCATGACGATCGCCAGCCCGTCCGGGTCCTGGACGATGTCGAACACGCGCACGCAGTTGGGGTGGCGCACGGCCGCCAGCGCACGGGCCTCGCGCAGCATGCGCTGCTCGGTGTCGTTGTCCGGCGCGTGCGCGAGCTTGACCGCGACGGTCCGGTCGAGCTGGGTGTCCACGGCCAGCCACACGGTGCCGAAGCCGCCGCTGCCGAGCTGCCGCACGCGGCGGAACCGGCCGCCCGCCGGGTTCCACACCTTGCCCGACACCGGCGAACTCGGGGCCTCGTGGTTGCCGCTCTCGGGCCCGAACGGCAGCGGTCCCGGCGTGTTGGCCAGCGGCGCGGGCTGCTGCGACGGCTGCTCGACGCGCGTGGGCGCGGGCTGCTGCGACGGCTGGTCCACGCGCGTGGGCGGCGGGGTCTGCTGGGGCCGGTTCACCGGCGGCACCTCGGCGACCCGCGTCGGCGGGTAGTGGCGCTGCGGCGGCGTCGGCCGGTACGGCGGCACGGGCTGGTACGGCGGGATCTGCGCGGGCTGGTACGGCGGCGGCTTCTGGCCGGGCCCCAGGGGTGCGGGCGGCGGCTGGTTCGACTGCCGGGGCTGCTGCTGCGGTTGCTGCTGGGGCCGGCTCGGCTGGTGAGGCTGCCCCTGGGGAGCCGGCGGGGTGCCGCGGTCGCGGCCGGGACGGTTCAGCATGGCGGTAGTCAACCCGAAAACACGCACGACCAGGGAGCCGATCAGCGCAATCGGGAAGAATCCGAGCAGCAGGTGGCCGACCATCGTCACGGGCAGTGCCGACACGGCCACGAGGAGGAACGCGAACGGCGGCCAGAACACCCGGCGCGGCCACGACGGGCCGAGTCGGAAGGCCGAACCCGCCTGCGTCATCACGAAGAGCAGGCACAGCAACGCGAGCAGTGCCGTGACGCACGCCGCACCCAGGAACAGCGCCCCTTCCTGGTTGGTGATCGCGCGGTAGATCGACGGCGCGTCCACCAGGTACTCCTGCTGTGTGAACGCCACGCACGGCGACTCGTCCAACGAGCCGATGCCGGGCAGCGTCCGGTCGTCGAGCGCGTGGAAGGTGTTGGAGAACAGGACCCACGGGAGCACGAGCGTGCTCACCACGCCCAGCACCGCGAACAGGCCGCCGGTGATCGGGCCGTACGAGTTGCCCACGATCCGCCGCACACCGATCGACAGCAGCGCGGCCACGGTCGGCAGCACGCCGATGAGCGCGCCCATCGCGGTCGTCGTCCAGGCCCAGTCGCCGAAGCACAGCGGCACCCCGGCCCAGCCGTGCAGCCACGCGAGCAACGACTCGGCCAGCGCCACGCCTCCCACCACCCCTTCTCGTCGCCTCTCAGGGTACGGGTGACCGGTGTCGCAACCGGTCCACTCGGACGGCGTGGTCCGCATCCAGTCGCCCGGACGCACGATCCCGTACCACGACGCGCGGAAACGGCCGCCCCGTCCCCGGCGTGCGCGGCCGGGTGGTGGAGACGGTCCAGCGTTCCGCGGGCGCGGTCGGCGTCCGGTACGCCACGTCGGCGCCCGTGGCCGAGCAGGCGCTCCCACGCGCGGTCGGCTGGGTTCGCACGGGTCCGCTTCCGCGCGGCCCGTCCCCGCGACGCGCG includes the following:
- a CDS encoding protein kinase domain-containing protein; translated protein: MALAESLLAWLHGWAGVPLCFGDWAWTTTAMGALIGVLPTVAALLSIGVRRIVGNSYGPITGGLFAVLGVVSTLVLPWVLFSNTFHALDDRTLPGIGSLDESPCVAFTQQEYLVDAPSIYRAITNQEGALFLGAACVTALLALLCLLFVMTQAGSAFRLGPSWPRRVFWPPFAFLLVAVSALPVTMVGHLLLGFFPIALIGSLVVRVFGLTTAMLNRPGRDRGTPPAPQGQPHQPSRPQQQPQQQPRQSNQPPPAPLGPGQKPPPYQPAQIPPYQPVPPYRPTPPQRHYPPTRVAEVPPVNRPQQTPPPTRVDQPSQQPAPTRVEQPSQQPAPLANTPGPLPFGPESGNHEAPSSPVSGKVWNPAGGRFRRVRQLGSGGFGTVWLAVDTQLDRTVAVKLAHAPDNDTEQRMLREARALAAVRHPNCVRVFDIVQDPDGLAIVMEYIDGAALSDVVVKNGLLQDAFAARLWVTMADALAAAHDRGVLHRDVKPSNVIVDGEGNAHLIDFGIARAKGDTTLTATGMMVGTPDFLAPETARGENATPASDAWQLAATVSYALTGHPPRGSRENPISSLMAAAKGEPCVKLPQLSAHHRLLTNALDQDPKRRPTLAQIRGELTSYLSRTGVSKEGPVTRMIDRPEPPTRPVR